GGCATAGAGGACGATGAAAAAGTCATTATCCACGTTTCAAACTTCCGCAAAATTAAAAATTTACCTGATATCATCGAATCTTTTATGAAAATTCGAACTCGAATGCCAGCGAAACTATTACTTGTAGGCGATGGTCCTGAAAAACATCGTGTCATGGAACAAGTAAAAGCTTCGGCATATAAAAAAGATGTACTGTTTTTAGGGAAACAAGAAAATATAACAGAGCTTTATACGATTAGTGATTTAAAGTTACTCTTATCTGAAAAAGAATCTTTTGGACTTGTATTACTAGAAGCAATGGCTTGCGGTGTGCCAGGAATTGGTACGGCAATTGGTGGTATACCTGAAGTTATTGAGCATGGTGTCAATGGTTACATTGTAGAGCTAGGGGATACTCAGGCAGTAGCGGATTATGCAGTGCAACTGTTACAAGATGAACAACAGCATTCTGCATTCCGTCAAGCTGCACTTCATGCTGTATCCGAACATTTCCATCAGCACAAAATCATTAAGCAATACGAAGATCTATATGAAAGAGTGGTCGCAAAGAAAAATGATTCCGAAACAATGGCAAATCGCAATTGACGTAATTAATCAGATTGAACACGCCGGTTTTGAAGCATTTATCGTTGGTGGCGCGGTACGAGATTATTATTTGACGAAAGAAAATAATGACATTGATATTGCAACAAGCGCGTTACCACAAGAAATACAGGCAATTTTTCCACATACAATTGATGTTGGGATCGAGCATGGAACAGTGCTTGTATTACATCAAAACGAGCCAATTGAAGTGACGACGTATCGTACAGAATCAACTTACACCGACCATCGTAGACCGGATGCAGTGCATTTTGTCCGAAATTTAGCCGAGGATTTGAAGCGTCGGGATTTTACGATGAATGCAATGGCGCTAAGTCAATCAGGTGATTTTATTGATCTTTTCGATGGTTGCAAGCATATTGACGAGCAGTTAATTTGCGCAGTTGGGAATGCTGAGGAACGGTTTAAGGAAGATGCGTTACGCATGCTTCGAGCCGTTCGTTTTGCAGCGCAATTAAATTTTAAGATTGACGATCAGACATTTGCAGCGATTCAAAAACAGGCAGCATCGATTGAGTTAATCGCGATGGAGCGTATTCAAGTCGAATTATCAAAAATCTTTACATCACAATTTCCAACGCAAGGGATCCATTATATGCAAGAATCTAATCTTGCTAAGCATTTAAATGGTGAATTTGACTCTAAGGCTTGGCAATATTTCCAGTCAGAGAATCGCCAGGTCGGCTGGACGTATTTTTGTTTAGTGAATAACGAATTAGCGCTATTAACACAATACCGATGCTCGAATAAGGATAAACAGTTTGCTAAGCAGGTACTTGAAGCATATGATTGTCTTTTAAAAGGCATCGAAAAAATTGAGTTATTGTATTTTGATGTAGATATTTTGCGCACAGCGTATCAATTTACACAGTGGCAACAGCAAACTATTAATGTTTCATGGGAGCAATTACAACAACAAAAATTAACATTGCCAATTCAGTCTGCGAAAGAGCTAGCAATTACTGGGCAAGATGTGATGGCTTGGTCGCATAAAAAACGCGGTCCATGGATTAAGGAAATGTTAGACACTTCATTACGAGCCGTAGTAAATGGTGACGTAGTAAACGACAAACAAAAGTTAAAGGAATGGTTTCATGCAACTAACGTTGAAGGATGAAATTTTGCAGCGATTTTTACAGGCAAATGGTGAGCCGATATCAGGTCAGCAACTGGCTGATGAATTTCAAGTATCACGGACAGCCATTTGGAAGCATATGCAAAGTTTGCAGCAGGAAGGCTACACATTTGAAACAATAAAAAAGCGTGGCTATCAGTTAGTGG
This portion of the Solibacillus daqui genome encodes:
- a CDS encoding CCA tRNA nucleotidyltransferase, with protein sequence MIPKQWQIAIDVINQIEHAGFEAFIVGGAVRDYYLTKENNDIDIATSALPQEIQAIFPHTIDVGIEHGTVLVLHQNEPIEVTTYRTESTYTDHRRPDAVHFVRNLAEDLKRRDFTMNAMALSQSGDFIDLFDGCKHIDEQLICAVGNAEERFKEDALRMLRAVRFAAQLNFKIDDQTFAAIQKQAASIELIAMERIQVELSKIFTSQFPTQGIHYMQESNLAKHLNGEFDSKAWQYFQSENRQVGWTYFCLVNNELALLTQYRCSNKDKQFAKQVLEAYDCLLKGIEKIELLYFDVDILRTAYQFTQWQQQTINVSWEQLQQQKLTLPIQSAKELAITGQDVMAWSHKKRGPWIKEMLDTSLRAVVNGDVVNDKQKLKEWFHATNVEG
- the bshA gene encoding N-acetyl-alpha-D-glucosaminyl L-malate synthase BshA yields the protein MKKLKIGITCYPTVGGSGVIATELGKMLAERGHEIHFITSSVPFRLNKIYPNVFFHEVEVNNYSVFQYPPYDIALASKMADVIKEEHLDILHVHYAIPHAVCAVLARDMSGRDFGIVTTLHGTDISVLGEDSTLAQAIKYGIDRSDAVTAVSEALKQQTYDLIDTNAPIDTIYNFVDEQVFKPGDPGNLKQQFGIEDDEKVIIHVSNFRKIKNLPDIIESFMKIRTRMPAKLLLVGDGPEKHRVMEQVKASAYKKDVLFLGKQENITELYTISDLKLLLSEKESFGLVLLEAMACGVPGIGTAIGGIPEVIEHGVNGYIVELGDTQAVADYAVQLLQDEQQHSAFRQAALHAVSEHFHQHKIIKQYEDLYERVVAKKNDSETMANRN